The window ACGTCAAGTCATCATGGCCCTTACGTCCAGGGCTACACACGTGCTACAATGGTGCATACAGAGGGTAGCAAGCTAGCAATAGCAAGCCAATCTCAAAAAGTGCATCTCAGTTCGGATTGGGGTCTGCAACTCGACCCTATGAAGTTGGAATCGCTAGTAATCGCGTATCAGCAATGACGCGGTGAATACGTTCCCGGACCTTGTACACACCGCCCGTCAAGCCATGGGAGTTGGGAGGACCTGAAGATGGTTGCTGCAAGGCGCTGTTTAGGGTTAAACCAGCGACTAGGGCTAAGTCGTAACAAGGTAGCCGTACCGGAAGGTGTGGCTGGAACACCTCCTTTCTGGAGACCTTGCGCTACGAGGTTTGTTATCTTGTACATTTATTCAAAATTATTAGTTAATCGATCGAAAGGATGCGATTAAAAGGATTATTGTTAGAACCGGCCTAGAAATAACAACTACTAGTAGTAGTGTTAGCAAGCTCCTTAGGTTAGAGCATTTTGCCGAGAGGTGAAAAGGTCAACAACCAAGAGAGACAGGGACGGTATTGAAAGAATACAGTCTCGTAGCTCAGGTGGTTAGAGCGCTACACTGATAATGTAGAGGTCGGCAGTTCGAGTCTGCCCGAGACTACTTAGATTGAATAGATCAATAAGTATTTTGGGGGATTAGCTCAGCTGGCTAGTAGGTCCCGACATGAATGTCGGGAAGGTCATTTGGGGCATCTTGAAAGAAGATGTTTGATAAGGAAACTTCATCAACAATCCACTAGAGAAAAATCTTGGGGGATTAGCTCAGCTGGCTAGAGCGCCTGCCTTGCACGCAGGAGGTCATCGGTTCGACTCCGATATCCTCCACTATTTTATAGAATAGTGAAGATATCAGACATTCAAAGAAAGTTTGAATGTTATAAAATAGAAGAAACTGATTATAGAGGACGAAAGGAATCATAATCACACGGTTACCCTTCAGCACTTTATCAATTACACGAGCCAATGTTAGTGGATAAAAGCTGGGAGAGTGAAGCACACTCAAGGGAAACACAAGTTCATTGACATGTTGTGAAAGAGTAGAATTAAGGTAAACATAAGAGATACGAGAAAGTAAATAAGGGCGTATGGCGGATGCCTTGGCTCTCAGAGGCGATGAAGGACGTGATAAGCTGCGATAAGCTACGGGGATTGGCACATACAATTTGATCCGTAGATTTCCGAATGGGACAACCCGGCTAGTTGAAGACTAGTCACTCCGCAAGGAGAGCAAACCCGGAGAACTGAAACATCTAAGTACCCGGAGGAAGAGAAAACAATAGTGATTCCGCAAGTAGTGGCGAGCGAACGCGGAATAGCCCAAACCACATCAGTTAAGGCTAGTGTGGGGTTGTAGGACTGCAATGTGGACTTAAACAATGAACATGAATCAGTTGGGAAACTGAGCCGTAGAGGGTGAGAGCCCCGTAAAGGAAAGTTGTTTATACCTAGCAGTATCCTGAGTAGGACGGGACCGGAGAAATCCCGTTTGAATCTGCCGGCACCATCCGGTAAGGCTAAATACTACTGAGAGACCGATAGCGAACAAGTACTGTGAAGGAAAGGTGAAAAGTACCGTGAATAACGGGGTGAAATAGAACCTGAAACCATACGCTTACAAGCGGTCAGAGCCACTTCGTGTGGTGATGGCGTGCCTTTTGCATAATGAGCCTACGAGTTACTTTTCTTGGCAAGGTTAATCCTGTAGACAGGAGAAGCCGAAGCGAAAGCGAGTCTGAATAGGGCGAATTAGTCAGGGGAAGTAGACGCGAAACCTTGTGATCTACCCATGGCCAGGGTGAAGTTCCGGTAACACGGAATGGAGGCCCGAACCAGTTGACGTTGAAAAGTCTTTGGATGAGCTGTGGGTAGGGGTGAAAGGCCAATCAAACTGGGAAATAGCTCGTACTCCCCGAAATGTTTTTAGGAACAGCCTCGGGAGATGTTTGACAGAGGTAGAGCTACCAATAGGACTAGGGGGAGTCAAATCCTACCAAATCCTGATGAACTCCGAATGCTGTCAAATTATCCCGGGAGTGAGGGCAAGGGTGCTAAGGTCCTTGTCCGAGAGGGAAAGAACCCGGACCATCAGCTAAGGTCCCCAATTGTATGTTAAGTTGAACTAAGGCGGTTCAGTTGCTTAGACAGCCAGGATGTTGGCTTGGAAGCAGCCATTCATTTAAAGAGTGCGTAACAGCTCACTGGTCGAGCGACAGAGCATCGATAATGATCGGGCATCAAACATACAACCGAAGCTATGGTCTTGTCAGTAATGACGAGAGGTAGGGGAGCATTCCATCAGCAGTGAAGGTGTGGCGTAAGCCATGTTGGAGCGGATGGAAAAGCAAATGTAGGCATAAGTAACGATAAGGCTAGTGAGAAACTAGCCCACCAATAGACTAAGGTTTCCTCAGCAATGCTAATCAGCTGAGGGTTAGTCAGGACCTAAGGCGAACCCGAAAGGGGTAGTCGATGGACAACAGATTAATATTTCTGTACTACCTTATAGAGTGATGGGGAGACGGAGTAGTGAAAGTCCCGCGTACTGACGGAATAGTACGTTAAAGAGTGTAGGTATTGGTTGTGTAGGTAAATCCGCACGACTAGCTGAACTTGATAGTACCACAACGCTTCGGCAGCGTGGATAGTGGACCTAATCAGACTTCCAAGAAAATCCTCTAAACATATGTATAAGGTACCTGTACCGTAAACCGACACAGGTAGTCAAGGAGAGAATCCTAAGGTGCTCGAGTGATCCGTGGCTAAGGAACTAGGCAAAATGGCCCTGTAACTTCGGGAGAAGGGGCGCCTCGTTAGTGATAACGAGGCCGCAGTGAAGAGGCCCAGGCGACTGTTTAACAAAAACACATGGCTTTGCGAAATCGAAAGATGATGTATAAGGCCTGACACCTGCCCGGTGCTGGAAGGTTAAGGGGGGACGTTAGTACTTCGGTGCGAAGCGTTGAACTGAAGCCCCAGTAAACGGCGGCCGTAACTATAACGGTCCTAAGGTAGCGAAATTCCTTGTCGGGTAAGTTCCGACCTGCACGAATGGTGTAACGATCTGGGCACTGTCTCGGCCACGAGCTCGGTGAAATTGTAGTAGCGGTGAAGATGCCGCTTACCCGCAACGGGACGAAAAGACCCCATGAACCTTTACTATAGCTTCACATTGACATTGGGTAAAATATGTGTAGGATAGGTGGGAGACTTCGAAGCTGTGTCGCCAGGCATGGTGGAGTCGTTGTTGAAATACCACCCTTATTTTATCTGATGCCTAATCCGCCATCTGGCGGAGACATTGTGTGGTGGGTAGTTTGACTGGGGTGGTCGCCTCCAAAAGAGTAACGGAGGCTTTCAAAGGTTCCCTCAGCACGCTTGGTAACCGTGCGCAGAGCGCAATAGCATAAGGGAGCTTGACTGTGAGACCTACAAGTCGATCAGGGTCGAAAGACGGATATAGTGATCCGGTGGTTCCGCATGGAAGGGCCATCGCTCAAAGGATAAAAGGTACTCTGGGGATAACAGGCTGATCTCCCCCAAGAGCTCACATCGACGGGGAGGTTTGGCACCTCGATGTCGGCTCGTCACATCCTGGGGCTGGAGAAGGTCCCAAGGGTTGGGCTGTTCGCCCATTAAAGTGGCACGCGAGCTGGGTTCAGAACGTCGTGAGACAGTTCGGTCTCTATCTGTTGTGGGCGCTAGAAGTTTGAGAGGACCTGATCTTAGTACGAGAGGACCGGATTGGACAAACCGCTGGTGTACCAGTTGTGCCGCCAGGTGCATTGCTGGGTAGCTATGTTTGGAAGAGATAAGCGCTGAAAGCATCTAAGCGCGAAACTCGCCTCAAGATGAGACTTCTTTAAAGGAACCCTATAGATGATGGGGTTGATAGGCTGCAGGTGTAAAGGCAGTAATGTCATAGCCGAGCAGTACTAATTATCCGTAGCTTTCCGTTCAACAGTCTTATGTTTACTTTAGTGCTCTTTCACTAAAACATGTTAACTATTCTTCAAAAGAGAGGAATACTAAAGAAATTACTGATACTACCGTCCCGATCAATCGGGATAGATGATCATAAACCCATTCAAGAGTTTATGGTGACTATAGCGGTGGGGTACACCTCTTCCCATTCCGAACAGAGAAGTTAAGCCCACCAGCGCTGATGGTACTGCCGTAAAAGGTGGGAGAGTAAGTCGTTGCCAACTTTTATTATAAGCCTGATAGCTTTAAAACTATCAGGCTTTTTTTATGCCTGTACTTTTCAGGATAATCTCTTTTTGATACAATTTAGCCATTCGAATCTCATGACATCATGGGTTGGGCTTCTGAATAGGCTGGGTTTAACCACCCTTGCTTTTGCATATAACTTACCTCTAGCATGGGATAGTTAAAGTCTAACACAATCTTACCATATAAGCTATAAAACCCTTTCCCCTTAAAGGGATACTTGGTTGCAACTTCTGGGAAATGTACCGTGTCAAATACATTCTCATTTTTATCATGAAAGGTTGCGAAATACATAGGTTCTCCGTTTTTAGTACTTGTTTTTTTTATTGTTATTAAATAGCCAATCATATGAACATTTTTATGAATCTTCATTTTTAATTCATTTGCATAAGTGTTAGCTGTTTTGTTACTGTTGATTAATATATATGGATTAGATATAGGATATCCTAAAATCAATAATTCATTAAATGCCTTTTCTAGTGGATTAGTATTCATTTCAGGTAGTTTAAATTCAATGGGCTTTTCAGAAGCAAAAAGATCGGTATTATAAGTTTCTTTCTTTTTATGATATAAGGAGTAGGCCTTCCATAATAAATGCTTTTGAGGTTTATTAAAGATGTTAAAGGTTCCAATTTTTATTAGAGCAAACAGCTGTTCTTTTTTAATAGGTATTCTTCTTTTGAAATCTTCCATACTTTTAAAGTTGCCATTAACATTTCTTTCAAGGGATATATTTTCAGCAACTTTTTTCTCTAAATCTTTAATATGAATAAAACCTAGATAGATTTTTTTGCCTTCGATTCTAGTTAAGTAATTGCTTTTATTTATACATGGATTGATGATTTCAGCTCCTGCTTTTCTTGCTTCATGTATATAGAATTCTGTTTTATAAAATCCGCCAAAGTTATTAATAACCCCAACCATAAACTCAATCGGAAAATGCGCTTTTAGAAAGAGACTTTCATAACTTTCCACCGCAAAGCTAGCAGAATGACCTTTTGCAAATGAGAAGCCTGAGAAACTTGATATTTCATACCAAACTCTTTGGATTACTTTTTCATCATACCCTTTTTCACGACAATTCTTAAAATATTGCTTTTCTACTCTTTCAAACTCTTTTCGGGATCTATATTTTCCAGACATACCCCTCCGCAGAATATCTGCTTCACTTAAACTTAATCCTCCAAAATGGTGGGCTACCCGTATTACATCTTCCTGGTATACCATCACTCCATAAGTCTCCTTCATTAGCTCATCCATTATAGGATGTATAGACTCGTAATTGCCATTGCTATGGTGACGTTCAATATAGGTTCTCATCATCCCTGATTGAGCGACTCCTGGCCTTATAATTGAGCTCGCTGCCACTAAAGTGATGTAATCCTCGCATTCTAGTTTAGCTAATAGCATTCTCATCGCAGGAGATTCTACATAAAAACAACCCATTGTTTCACCATTTCTTATTAGGTTCTTAATTGCTGGGTCCTTTTCAAGTATTTTGGTATGAATTTTTCGAGGGTCTACCTTTTTACCTTGATTTTCTTCAACAATTTTAATGGTGTCTTGTATATGTCCTAAGCCTCTCTGACTCAAAATATCAAATTTATAAATACCGATATCTTCAGCACTGTACATATCAAAATGAGATACAGGAAATCCTTTAGGTGGCATTTCTGTTGCGGTATATGTATAGATTGGTTTCTCTGTGATAAGCAGTCCACCTGCATGGATTGATATATTAGCAGGGAATTCTTTCGCTACCATATGCTGAGTATAATGCATGATTTTCTGCATGTATGGATCCTTTCTTCCGTAAGAAGGATTGTCAGCTAGTTTATCAATTTCACTTTTGGGTAAACCAAAAACTTTAGCTAACTCTCGTAGCATCATTCTGTATTTCATGGTAGTATGAGTGCCTAATAAGCAGGTGTGATGAGAATTATGCTTTTCAAACATATATTGAATCACTTCATCTCTATGTTGCCACGAAAAATCTATATCAAAATCAGGAGGAGAGGTACGTGATGGATTAAGAAATCTTTCAAAGTATAGATCTAAATCAATGGGATCTACATTGGTAATACCTAAACAATAAGCAATCATACTATTAGCGCCACTGCCACGCCCAACATGGGGGAAACCTTTTCGCTGAGCAAATTGAATCATATCATAGGTGATAAGGTAGTAGGCTGTAAAATCTTTTTGGCGGATAATTTCCATTTCCCTTTCAAAGCGCTCTGTTAAAACAGCATTTTGTTTACCATATCTATTTTTAAAACCTTTTCGTGCTTCTGATTCAAAGTAATGCCAGTCTTCAATTGCAGAACCTAGTAATGATCGCTTGTTCTTAGATTGATGAAATTCAATTTCAAACTGGCATTCTTCTAAAAGCTGATTGGCCTGAGTAAGCATGAATTCAAATCCATGGTATTGTTGTTTTAAAACATGCTGGGGCTTCATGAATTCATCTGTATTAGCCTGTAACTCTTTATCTAGCCTACTTAATAACTGGTTTTGCTGAATAGCACGCAGTAAACGATGCATATTGTAGCCTGTTTTGTTTTTAAAGGTTACCGGATTCAATGCTAATAATTTCTCTTTCGGGAATTGCCGATGTTTATATCTTAATCGATTCAGATCTGTCGTTTTTACTCCAATAAATTCATTGGTCCTAAGGCTTTCAGGAGCTAAATTCATAGGATATATGACTGCAACATTATCAGTAAATCTTGGTCTACTTTGAATAGGTAAATCATTACGGTTATAGTAAGATAAAAAAGCATTGAGTTCTTCGAAACCATGATTATTTCTAGCGATTCCGATATAGATTAATTTACCCTGCCGATGGAATTCAATACCAGGAACTACTTTCAAAGAATAGTCAGGAAATTCATTTTTAAGATAGCGAAAAACTTCTATGTAGGCAGCTGTACTGTGTATATCCGTTAGTGCAATAGTATGAATATCATTTTCAATACATTCAAATAATAGCTCTTTCGGGGAGAGCGTGCCGTATTTGAAACTAAAGTGTGTATGACAATTAATATACATGACTAATATTTTTAGTAAAATTACTAAAAATATTAGTTTTTAGTCAACTAAAATTAGCTATATCTAAAATAGATTTTTAATTTAATGTTGCATGGTGAACTGTAGACTGATATATTACCCTTAATGGAATTATCTTCAATTATCACCATTTTAGTTATAGTATCAGCCGTAGTACTATTTGCTAAAGAAGCTGTACGCGTTGATTTAGTAGCTATAGGAGTTATGGTGCTTTGGATAGTATTTGACATTTTAAGCCCTGAAGAAAGTTTTAGAGGCTTTGCGAATAGCGCTACACTTACTGTAACTGCCATGTTTATTTTGAGTAGTGCTCTTATCAGGGCGGGTGTTATAAAGTTATTGGCTCCCTTGACTACGCGCTTATTCAATAAATCCTATAGAGGGGCTATTTTAGGAATGAGCACATGGGTAGGGGTATTGTCAGCTTTTATCAATAATACTCCAGTGGTTGCAACTTTTATTCCTATCGTATCAAAGGCAGCAAGAAGGCTAAATTTACATCCCACTAAATTTCTTATCCCACTTTCTTATGGAGCTATTTTAGGTGGTACTTGTACATTAATAGGAACCTCTACTAATCTGTTAGTGGCAGGAATTGCTCAGGATAAAGGTGTAAATGAAATAGGGTTATTTACGATGACTCCCATCGGACTTGTTTTTTTAGCAGTGGGCTTACTGTATTTAATGTTTACTGGAAAGCATTTATTGCCAAAAGAATCCAAATCTGAGCCTTTACAGGATGAAAGTCAGATAAAAACTTTCCTGACAGAAATAAAAATTCAAGACTTACCAGATGATAAACAAGAGGTAAGTATAGAAGAATTATTTAAAGAGAAGGACTTAAGTTTTGAGGTAGAGGAATTGAATAGAGGAGATGAGATTGTTGAAAAACCAGAAATGAGCAAAGTCCTTCAGCCAGATGATATCATGCTCATAAAAGGAGAATTAGAAAAGGTGAAGCAAATAGTGGCGGATCAACATTTATCTATCGTAAAATCGATAACGGATAAGAATTTCCCTAATGAAGAAACCAAAGTGGTAGAAGTAATTGTGATGCCAGGATCGCAGTTGGTAGATAAAAAGCTGGGGAATGTTAGTTTTCTTAAAAATTATCATTCTCACTTGCTGGCTATTAGGCACAGAGGTAAGCGTAAGTTTACAGATATGGAGAATATCCGGTTAAAGATTGGGGATATTTTACTTTTACAAACTAGTAATAGGGGATATGAGCTTTTACAGAAAGCAGAAAGTAATCCTAACGCACCTTTTTTATCAATCCGTGAAAGTGAATTGGATATACCGGATAAAAGAAAGTTGTACATATCAGGTGGAATTCTAGCTCTAGTGATTTTAGCAGCAACTTTTAATATTGTTCCTATTGTTGCTTCTGCCTGGGCGGGTGTGTTTTTGTTAGGTTTGTTTCGGGTGATTAGTATGACTGATGCTTATCGATCTATCGATTGGCAGGTGATTTTTTTGCTATCGGGCTCATTAAGTTTTGGAGCAGCTATGGATAAGAGTGGATTGAATGATTGGCTTGTGTCGAATTTAACTTCTTTTACTGAAAGCCAAATAACTCCTTTTCTTATTATAGCAATGGTGTATCTGTTGACTATGGTTTTTACTGAAATCATGTCAAATAATGCAGCAGCGGCTTTAATGGCACCACTTTCAATGGCTATAGCTCAAGCTTTAGGATTTAATTCACTACCCTTTTTAATTGCAGTTATGATGGCGGGTAGCGCCAGCTTTATGACTCCTATTGGCTACCAAACCAATACAATGGTTTACAGTGCTGGTAATTATCAATTCAAAGATTTCTTTAAGATAGGGGCACCGCTTGGGTTCATGTTTTGGATTATTGCATCATTGCTTATTCCAATATTTTATTCACTTTGATTTAAAAATTAATTTGCTCCAAACCAGTTTTCATCTCTTCGGAGTCTTTTGTCTAATCCAACGGTATTTCCTCTTACGATGCTTTCAAGCCCATGCTTATGGCGAATTTTATCAAGGGCTTGATAGAGTTGGATATACTCTTCAGTATCATCAAAAAGGTTGATTTGATAGTTACCATGTACTAATCCGCTGAGGCGAACCCCAATTAATCTAATCATCATTCTGCGGGTATATAATTGATCAAATAGTTCTTTACCAAACCGAATTAATGATTTATCGCTGGCAGTATAACTTATTCTTTTCTGCTTGCTTTCCGTATCGAAATTACTGTATCGAATTTTGATAGAGATAATGGAAGTCAGGCGGTTCTGGTCACGGAGTTTATGTGCTAACTTCTCAATCATCGCTACCAGTATGGCTTTCATTTGTTTTACGTCCATACTATCATCATGAAAAGTACTTTCAGTAGAGATCGATTTTTGTTCGGTATAGGGCGTAATAGGGGTATTGTCAATGCCTTGCGCTCTCTGCCACATCAAAATACCATTTTTACCGAAGGTATGTTCCATTAATTGTCTAGGAATTTGGCGGAGTGTTTCTACTCTTTTTACTCCCATAGATCGTAAAAGCTCAGATGTTTTTTTTCCGATCATAGGGATTTTACCAACAGGCATAGGATCTAAAAACTCTATTTCCGTACCAGGAAGTATTTGTTTAGTATTATTAGGTTTGGCTTCTCCTGTAGCTACTTTTGATACCATCTTATTTTGAGATAAGCCCATACTAATAGGGAGGCCACTTTCTTTAATAATTTTCTTCCTTAGTTCTTTTCCCCATTGGTAGCACCCGAAATATTTATCCATTCCACTTACATCCAAATAGAATTCATCTACAGAAGCTTTTTCAAAAATGGGAGATTCACTTTTTATAATCTCTGTTATCATTTTAGAGTAATAACTGTAATTCTGCATATCTCCTGGAATTACGATTGCTTCAGGGCAAAGCTGTAGGGCTGATTTCATGGGCATGGCAGAGTGCACCCCATGTACTCTGGTTTCATAACTACAAGCCGCTACCACACCTCTATGGCCACCTCCCACTATAACAGGCCTACCATTTAAACTTGAGTCCAATAGTCGTTCTACAGACACAAAGAAGGTATCCATATCTAAATGAATGATAGATCTTGTAGTATTTTCTTTCATAAAACTAAAATAATTAGCTTTTATTTGCCTTTTATTGGATTTAATACTAAATTTATTATCAAAATTACTAAAATAAATAGTAATTAGAGTTAAAAAGTTCAGAGCTTTTAAAAAAATAAGTTAATGGATGTAAAAATTAAGCTATCGAGTAAGCGCCTTAATTCTGGAAGGTGTCAGGTTCATTTTCACGTAAAGTCTAAAGCTGGTGAGAGTAGTTGGTATGGTTATACCTTGGCTGATCCACATGATACTTTAAGTGAAGTGGTAGATAGGATTAGGGGTAGATTTAGCAGTGCAGAAGATAAAATTTCTTTACATCAAAAAGTATTGTATCATTTGAATGATGCTTATCGTGAGCATGATAATTTGATGATTTTTAAAGCTTCTTAAATTACGAAACGAAATAATATAGAAATAAGTAGAAATACAGTCTTGAATCTTGTTATTTTACCTTTTACTAGATGCTTGATAAAACTACTTGTTACTAGATAAAAAAATGAGCTTGATTAATAACAACATAAAATATCTTCGGAAGGAAAAAGGTTGGACGCAGCAAGAATTAGCAGATGAACTAGGGGTGAAACGGCCTCAAATAGGATCTTATGAAGAGGGTAGGGCTGATCCAAGAATTCAGACTTTAATGAAGTTATCAGATTTATTTAATGTATCAGTTGATGATCTGATAGGGAAAGATTTATCTCGCCCTTTAAGTGTTGCTCGAAAGCCTACAAAGATTTTAGCCATTACAGTAGATAGTCAAGAGCGGGAAAATATTGAATTAGTGCCTCAGAAAGCTTCAGCAGGTTATACTAATGGCTATGCGGATCCTGAATATCTACAAGAATTACCACGCTTTCAATTACCTAATTTACCTACCAATAGTACTTATCGTGCTTTTGAAATTAGTGGAGACTCTATGCTGCCATTGGAACCAGGTACCATCATTATTGGGGAATATGTTGAAAGTGCTCAAGATATCCGAAATGGCAAAACATATATAATAGTTAGTGAGCAGGAAGGAGTAGTTTACAAGAGAGTTTTTAATTATTCTGATGAAAAGGGAGTACTTTTTATGGTGTCAGATAATACAGTTTACTCACCTTACGAAATTCCTGTTGAAAGTGTAATGGAAATATGGGAAGCTAAAGCTTTTATCAGCACTAAATTTCCAGATGTGAAGCACAATGCAGAACAGTCAATGAGTCTTCGAGAACTTACCAATATTGTATTGGAGATTAAGGATGAGGTAACTAAGCTGAAGAAGTGAATTGAAGTTCGCTATATTTTATAATATGTTCAGGTGATAATTAAATATTTTAATTATTTCTACCTGTGACTTAAATTAATTTTCTTTTTTAAGCTTTATAAACTTGAAATAAATCAAGGGTACGAAATACAAAGCGGTAAATGTGCCTATGGTAAGTCCACCCATCACAGCCAACACAAGAGGTTTTTGAAGTTCAGCACCTAAGCCACCAGATAATAACACTGGACTTAATGCTAAAAGGGTAGTGATGGAGGTCATCAGAATAGGTTTAAGTCTAATTATTCCAGCAGAGAAGATAGCTTCATACATACCTTCTTTATCCTTTTTCTCAAGAGCTTTGACATTTCGATTCATGGTATCTACTTTAAGGATTGCATCATTCACCATAATCCCAAGCATCACCACCATTCCAATTGCTGACATAATATTTATGCTGCTACCGCCTATCCAAAGCACTATTACAGAGCCCATGATACCGAATGGCAGGGTGAAGATGACGATCAGAGGTTGCCAGAAGCTTTCAAACTGAGCTGACAGAATAAAATAAAGCAATACGACTGAGATGAGAAGGATGAAAGCCAGCTCATTTAGATTTTCCTTATCTGAGAAATAACGACCCGATACTTTCTGAATTAAAGCATTCTCAGTGGCCCATTCATTGATACCTGACAGGAGCTGAGCAGCTTCATTTTCCACATCATCTTCTGTTAGGCTAACAGAGAAGTAAGTGCCGGAAACATCTGCAGTAATTTTCTTCAATCGGGTTCCCCAGTCATAGCTAACAAAGTTTTTCAGTTCATAAGTTTTTCCTTCTGCATTCTTCACTTTCGCAATTGACAGTAAATCCTCAAAAGCTTTCTGATTTGTTTCCAGCATTACCGGGGTAATGATGGCGAACTGCTTTAGTTCAGATATTTTATAATTTCCCAATACCCTTTGCAGCTGACTGATGATTTGCTCGGGACTTATGCCATATTTCAGGAGCTCTTGCTGTTTAATATTCATAATCATGCTGCTTTCTTCCTGCAGGGAAGGGCCGGGCTCAAAATCCTTTATTGGGAAAGTTTTGAGCTTTTGCTTTACTGCTGCAGGATCCGCTTCTTTGAGATTAGGATCCTGCCACTGAACTCTGAAAAAGGGTTCTTCACTGGCGAAAAGCATATCGAAGGCATTTTTTGCATTCTTTCTCTCGAAGCTTACACGAGGATAAGATCTTTTTAGTCTTTCTTCTAACAAATCTAGTTGGGTCTCTTTGGCCTCTTCTGACTCAAACTCTAGGTAAATTAAACTCTGTTGTAATTCTGCATTTTCAAGACTCAATAAATACTGAGGTATACCCGCATCCGTTTCGCTGTATTTAAGTGCTGAATTGACCTCATCGATCAGATTCTGAGCCCTTCTTGCATTTTCAGCTACATCAATGGGTTCATTCCAGTTTATATCCAAAACTGCATCAGTTCGGGTAATGGCAGGCAGACCTTTTTGTTCCAAATTCCAGAAGGCGACTAATCCGATTGGGATAATAAGGACAATGATCAGAAAACTGATCGACTTATTTTTGAAAGTCCAATGGTGCGAACGTTCGAAACCCCTCATTATACTTTTGAAGAATCGACTATCTTCCTTTTTGAAATTAGCTTTATTTTCAAAGAAAAGGCGATATAACAGAGGCAGTAATACAAATGACACTCCAAGTGATACGGAAAGAATGATACCTACCGAGACCGCTTGGTCAAAAAAGAGAACTCCGCTGACCCCACTTAAAAATATTAAAGGAACAAAAACCGCCAGGGTAGTCAAAACGGAACTGATAAGAGCCCCTTGAACTTCGCTGACCCCAGCCACACAGGCATCGATCAAAC is drawn from Marivirga arenosa and contains these coding sequences:
- a CDS encoding efflux RND transporter permease subunit, encoding MTRYFIERPIAVIMTFVALICLSVLAWLNRPVSLLPDIDVPEMAIRIDYANASPEAIENNILKPMRESLATMQGLDDLQSTASSENGLIRLRFNYGQRMDLAFVEVNEKIDRLTDQFPADMSRPRVIRVNYTDIPIAKLQLIPKDGDNMIESSRLAENVIKKRIEQIEGISIVDLNGIVNEEIKIIPDLAALERAGIEISSISEAIKSANQELGGVEVKDGQYQYYMRMASRLNNAEDIQEIPVKISENKYLPIKQLATVKTAEGKVFGFHFFNQNRGIVMNIHKQPQAVMTELMPEIEKSIEQFKRDYPSLDISITQDQSVFLKAGINNLQGSLLFGGIFAFVVLFLFMGSFRLPVIMGISLPLSLILSFLFFEIFGLSINIISLSGLALGLGMLIDNAIIVLENISRKRMEGLSLIDACVAGVSEVQGALISSVLTTLAVFVPLIFLSGVSGVLFFDQAVSVGIILSVSLGVSFVLLPLLYRLFFENKANFKKEDSRFFKSIMRGFERSHHWTFKNKSISFLIIVLIIPIGLVAFWNLEQKGLPAITRTDAVLDINWNEPIDVAENARRAQNLIDEVNSALKYSETDAGIPQYLLSLENAELQQSLIYLEFESEEAKETQLDLLEERLKRSYPRVSFERKNAKNAFDMLFASEEPFFRVQWQDPNLKEADPAAVKQKLKTFPIKDFEPGPSLQEESSMIMNIKQQELLKYGISPEQIISQLQRVLGNYKISELKQFAIITPVMLETNQKAFEDLLSIAKVKNAEGKTYELKNFVSYDWGTRLKKITADVSGTYFSVSLTEDDVENEAAQLLSGINEWATENALIQKVSGRYFSDKENLNELAFILLISVVLLYFILSAQFESFWQPLIVIFTLPFGIMGSVIVLWIGGSSINIMSAIGMVVMLGIMVNDAILKVDTMNRNVKALEKKDKEGMYEAIFSAGIIRLKPILMTSITTLLALSPVLLSGGLGAELQKPLVLAVMGGLTIGTFTALYFVPLIYFKFIKLKKEN